One genomic window of Pseudomonas sp. LFM046 includes the following:
- a CDS encoding PLP-dependent aminotransferase family protein gives MTNLLLYQRIAQQLADDIRRGVYQPGERVPSVRKLSSQLSVSHATVLQAYASLEDQGLIRARPQSGFYVHQTPALTASTPDIARVERPGLVTRASIIQQVLAESRREGVFPLGAAVPHVDYLPVRTLHQQLAKVTRFHSPRAFSYMFSPGFEPLRRQVAIRMRDAGVVVDPSEVVITHGCVDALQMSLRVLTRPGDLIATESPTYYGLLQLADLLGLKVIEIPSDPTTGISLEALQLAANQWPIKALVLTARLSNPLGGTIPEDRQKQLLRLSSDFDIQIIEDDIYGELMFDQGPSKAIKAYDLDDRVIYCSSFSKTLSPGVRIGWMVAGKYQAEIQRLQTFSTHSACSVTQMGVAAYLENGGYDRHLRYIRQEYRKNLTAFQLGVQQYFPEGTQITRPNGGFILWISLPAKVNTKDLHVRALQQGISIAPGLIFSNTEQFNHCVRLNCGIPWNREAERAIMTLGMLARQLCQEAGL, from the coding sequence ATGACCAATCTGTTGCTCTACCAACGCATCGCCCAGCAATTGGCCGATGACATCCGCCGTGGCGTCTACCAGCCCGGCGAGCGCGTACCCTCGGTGCGCAAGCTCAGCTCCCAGCTCAGTGTCAGCCACGCCACGGTGCTGCAGGCCTATGCCAGCCTCGAGGACCAGGGCCTGATCCGCGCCCGTCCGCAATCCGGCTTCTACGTGCACCAGACGCCGGCCCTGACCGCGTCCACCCCGGATATCGCCCGCGTCGAGCGTCCCGGCCTGGTGACCCGCGCCAGCATCATCCAGCAAGTCCTGGCCGAGTCCCGCCGCGAAGGCGTGTTCCCGCTGGGCGCAGCCGTGCCTCACGTCGACTACCTGCCGGTGCGCACCCTGCACCAGCAACTGGCCAAGGTCACCCGCTTCCACAGCCCGCGCGCGTTCAGCTACATGTTCAGCCCCGGATTCGAGCCGCTGCGCCGCCAGGTGGCGATCCGCATGCGCGATGCCGGCGTGGTCGTGGACCCGAGTGAAGTGGTGATCACCCACGGTTGCGTGGATGCCCTGCAGATGAGCCTGCGGGTACTGACCCGTCCGGGCGACCTGATCGCCACGGAGTCGCCCACTTACTACGGGCTGCTGCAATTGGCCGACCTGCTTGGCCTGAAGGTGATCGAGATCCCCAGCGACCCGACCACCGGCATCAGCCTGGAAGCCCTGCAACTGGCCGCCAACCAGTGGCCGATCAAGGCCCTGGTGCTGACCGCGCGGCTGAGCAATCCCCTGGGCGGCACCATTCCGGAGGATCGCCAGAAGCAGCTGCTGCGTCTGTCCTCGGACTTCGACATCCAGATCATCGAAGACGACATCTACGGCGAACTGATGTTCGACCAGGGCCCGTCCAAGGCGATCAAGGCGTACGACCTGGACGACCGGGTCATCTACTGCTCCAGCTTCTCCAAGACCCTGTCCCCGGGCGTGCGCATTGGCTGGATGGTCGCCGGCAAGTACCAGGCCGAAATCCAGCGCCTGCAGACCTTCAGCACCCACTCGGCGTGCAGCGTCACCCAGATGGGCGTGGCGGCCTACCTGGAGAACGGCGGTTACGACCGGCACCTGCGCTATATCCGCCAGGAGTACCGGAAGAATCTCACGGCGTTCCAGTTGGGGGTGCAGCAGTATTTCCCCGAAGGCACCCAGATCACCCGCCCCAATGGTGGCTTCATCCTCTGGATCAGCCTGCCGGCCAAGGTGAATACCAAGGACCTGCACGTGCGCGCCTTGCAGCAGGGCATCAGCATCGCCCCGGGGCTGATCTTCAGTAACACCGAGCAGTTCAACCACTGCGTCCGGCTGAATTGCGGCATTCCATGGAACCGCGAGGCCGAGCGGGCAATCATGACCCTCGGCATGCTCGCCCGGCAGCTCTGCCAGGAAGCGGGCCTGTAG
- a CDS encoding OmpA family protein — translation MKRNHALSIGLLCSLGVLGGCASQQQSEQSLEQARQMFQKVKEDQNVLSSAPKDVIRAGESLARAERLSSYWGNDADVAHYAYLSQRYSEIASQHSEQNQNQTQAAKLQLERERLQLALREAKLMSVQQQGKWLEEQMIALAATETDRGLVMTLGDVLFDTGRADLKASANRTVLKLVQFLQLNPRRVVRIEGYTDSSGSKPDNLKLSTDRAQSVADALIDLGIDTKRIQVQGYGEAFPVAENASNRGRAQNRRVEIVFSNEKGELGPAR, via the coding sequence GTGAAGCGGAATCATGCATTGAGCATCGGCCTGCTGTGCAGCCTCGGCGTCCTCGGCGGCTGCGCCAGCCAGCAACAGTCCGAGCAGAGCCTTGAGCAGGCCCGGCAGATGTTCCAGAAGGTCAAGGAGGACCAGAACGTCCTCAGCAGCGCCCCCAAGGATGTCATTCGCGCCGGGGAGTCCCTGGCCCGCGCAGAACGTCTGTCCAGCTACTGGGGCAACGACGCCGATGTCGCGCACTACGCCTACCTCAGCCAGCGCTACAGCGAAATCGCCAGCCAGCACAGCGAGCAGAACCAGAACCAGACCCAGGCCGCCAAGCTGCAACTGGAGCGCGAGCGCCTGCAACTGGCCCTGCGCGAAGCCAAGCTGATGAGCGTGCAGCAGCAGGGCAAGTGGCTGGAAGAACAGATGATCGCTCTGGCCGCCACCGAAACCGACCGTGGCCTGGTGATGACCCTCGGCGATGTGCTCTTCGATACCGGCCGCGCTGACCTCAAGGCTTCGGCGAATCGGACGGTACTCAAGCTGGTGCAGTTTCTTCAGCTCAACCCCCGGCGCGTGGTGCGCATCGAGGGCTACACCGACAGTAGCGGCAGCAAGCCGGACAATCTCAAACTGTCCACCGACCGTGCCCAGTCGGTAGCGGACGCCCTGATCGACCTTGGCATCGACACCAAGCGCATCCAGGTGCAGGGTTACGGCGAAGCCTTCCCCGTGGCAGAGAATGCCTCCAACCGTGGCCGGGCGCAGAACCGCCGCGTAGAGATCGTCTTCTCCAACGAGAAGGGCGAGCTCGGCCCAGCCCGCTAG
- a CDS encoding DUF4398 domain-containing protein gives MSKTPLFAAGLAVLALAGCANDPAPVEQMRLTQKAVEQAQAVGATEQIEEMKLAQEKLARAEKNMGEQDYKRARVLAEEAELDARLAEAKVLTKKSQDQLAELTARINRLRKQLGDVQ, from the coding sequence GTGAGCAAGACACCCCTGTTTGCTGCCGGCCTGGCCGTGCTGGCCCTGGCGGGCTGCGCCAACGACCCGGCGCCGGTCGAGCAGATGCGCCTTACCCAGAAGGCGGTGGAGCAGGCCCAGGCTGTGGGCGCCACTGAACAGATCGAGGAAATGAAGCTCGCCCAGGAAAAACTCGCGCGGGCTGAAAAGAACATGGGCGAGCAGGACTACAAGCGTGCCCGCGTCCTGGCTGAGGAAGCGGAACTGGACGCCCGTTTGGCCGAAGCCAAGGTGCTGACGAAGAAAAGCCAGGACCAACTGGCCGAGCTGACGGCGCGTATCAATCGCCTGCGCAAGCAGTTGGGAGATGTCCAGTGA
- a CDS encoding transporter substrate-binding domain-containing protein, whose product MPSRLHLASLLLALCLLPGLGQAAGKCERLVATGNPEYPPYLWRDPENPKQLIGANADLLKQIGKELGVKVDILYTGPWSRAQDEVRTGRVDLIAGAFLTLPRLETMDYVHPAFLQAQSVVWVKRDKAFPYAGWDDLRNHTGGTLVKNSFGEAFDRFAKENLKLEEVPSLTQAYQKLLLERTDYVLYERYPGLVLADTLGMADDLVALEPPISSEGLYLTLSHNSACNDPWLRGQLAKKMTELVAAGVPETLLQRNLERWKALQMQPVATPE is encoded by the coding sequence ATGCCAAGCCGACTACACCTTGCCTCCCTGCTCCTCGCGCTCTGTCTGCTGCCCGGGTTGGGGCAGGCCGCAGGGAAGTGCGAGCGCCTGGTGGCGACCGGCAATCCCGAGTATCCCCCTTATCTCTGGCGCGATCCTGAAAATCCCAAGCAATTGATAGGCGCCAATGCCGACCTGCTCAAGCAGATTGGCAAGGAGCTTGGCGTCAAGGTGGACATCCTCTACACCGGTCCCTGGTCCCGCGCCCAGGACGAAGTTCGCACCGGTCGGGTCGACCTGATCGCCGGTGCCTTTCTCACCCTGCCGCGCCTGGAAACCATGGACTACGTCCACCCGGCCTTCCTCCAGGCCCAGAGCGTGGTCTGGGTGAAGCGCGACAAGGCGTTCCCCTACGCCGGCTGGGACGACCTGCGCAACCACACCGGCGGTACCCTGGTGAAGAACAGCTTCGGCGAGGCCTTTGACCGCTTCGCCAAGGAAAACCTCAAGCTCGAAGAAGTACCCAGCCTGACCCAGGCCTACCAGAAGCTCCTGCTGGAGCGGACCGACTATGTGCTCTACGAGCGCTACCCGGGTCTGGTCCTTGCCGACACCCTGGGCATGGCCGACGACCTGGTGGCGCTGGAACCACCTATTTCCAGTGAAGGTCTGTACCTGACCCTGTCCCACAACTCGGCCTGCAACGACCCCTGGCTGCGCGGACAGCTGGCGAAAAAAATGACAGAATTGGTCGCCGCCGGGGTCCCGGAAACCCTGCTGCAGCGCAACCTGGAACGGTGGAAGGCGCTGCAGATGCAGCCCGTCGCCACCCCCGAATGA
- a CDS encoding alpha/beta hydrolase, whose product MKKLITAVLILLAAAAATLYFSPAALTTSVRLVERQFAGLSERQVALGDLSIHYYEGGPAKGETILMIHGFGANKDNWLRFARHFTRRYHVIALDLPGFGDSDRPAGSYDVGTQTERLESFVKTLELGKVHLVGNSMGGHIAGIFAARYPQQVRSLALFDNAGITAPKESELFRLIESGQPNPLVVRSAGDFQRMLDFVFVEPPPLPASVKAYLAEQSIANEKHYDEVFRQLRERYIPLEPELPRIEAPTLLLWGDRDRVLDISSIEVMKPLLKKPSVVIMANCGHAPMLERPEESARHYQAFLDASHS is encoded by the coding sequence ATGAAGAAACTCATTACCGCAGTCCTCATTTTACTGGCGGCTGCGGCAGCAACGCTCTATTTCTCCCCTGCGGCCCTGACGACAAGCGTCCGGCTGGTTGAGCGCCAGTTCGCCGGGCTGTCGGAGCGGCAGGTCGCGCTGGGCGATCTTAGCATCCATTACTACGAGGGCGGCCCGGCCAAGGGCGAAACCATCTTGATGATCCATGGCTTCGGCGCGAACAAGGACAACTGGCTGCGCTTCGCCCGGCACTTCACCCGGCGCTATCACGTCATCGCCCTGGACCTGCCTGGCTTCGGTGACAGCGATCGGCCTGCCGGCAGTTACGACGTCGGCACCCAGACGGAGCGCCTGGAGTCCTTCGTCAAAACCCTGGAGCTGGGCAAGGTGCATCTGGTGGGCAACTCCATGGGCGGCCATATCGCCGGGATCTTCGCGGCACGCTACCCGCAGCAGGTGCGCAGCCTCGCCTTGTTCGACAACGCCGGCATCACTGCGCCGAAAGAGAGCGAGCTGTTCCGCCTGATCGAAAGCGGCCAGCCCAACCCGCTGGTGGTGCGCAGTGCCGGGGATTTCCAGCGCATGCTCGATTTCGTCTTCGTCGAGCCTCCGCCGCTGCCCGCCTCAGTCAAGGCCTACCTGGCCGAGCAGTCCATCGCCAACGAAAAGCACTATGACGAGGTGTTCCGCCAGCTCCGGGAGCGGTACATACCGCTGGAGCCGGAGCTGCCCCGTATCGAAGCCCCTACCCTGCTGCTCTGGGGCGACCGCGATCGGGTCCTGGACATCTCCAGCATCGAGGTGATGAAGCCACTGCTGAAGAAACCCAGCGTGGTGATCATGGCGAACTGCGGCCATGCGCCCATGCTCGAAAGGCCGGAGGAATCCGCCCGCCATTACCAGGCCTTCCTCGACGCGAGCCACAGCTGA
- a CDS encoding FAD-binding protein, producing MAILVVAEHTNAALAAATLNTVTAAQKIGGDIHVLVAGQGVGAAAEAAAKIAGVSKVLVADNAAYAHQLPENVAPLIALLVKEQGGNGYSHVLAPATTNGKNYLPRVAALLDVDQISEIIAVESADTFKRPIYAGNAIATVQSSAAVKVITVRTTGFDAAAAEGGSAAVEAVGTVSDAGKSAFVGEELAKSDRPELTAAKIVVSGGRGMQNGENFKHLYALADKLGAAVGASRAAVDAGFVPNDMQVGQTGKIVAPQLYIAVGISGAIQHLAGMKDSKVIVAINKDEEAPIFQVADYGLVADLFEAVPELEKLL from the coding sequence ATGGCTATCCTGGTTGTTGCTGAACACACTAACGCCGCCCTGGCAGCCGCCACCCTCAACACCGTGACCGCCGCCCAGAAAATCGGTGGTGACATTCACGTGCTGGTCGCTGGCCAGGGCGTCGGCGCTGCCGCCGAAGCCGCTGCCAAGATCGCTGGCGTGTCCAAGGTGCTGGTAGCCGACAACGCCGCCTACGCGCATCAGCTGCCGGAAAACGTCGCTCCGCTGATCGCGCTGCTTGTGAAAGAGCAGGGGGGCAATGGCTACAGCCACGTGCTGGCTCCGGCCACCACCAACGGCAAGAACTACCTGCCGCGCGTAGCCGCTCTGCTGGACGTCGACCAGATCTCCGAGATCATCGCCGTAGAAAGCGCCGACACCTTCAAGCGCCCGATCTACGCCGGTAACGCCATCGCTACCGTGCAATCCAGCGCGGCCGTGAAAGTGATCACCGTGCGTACCACCGGTTTCGACGCTGCCGCCGCTGAAGGCGGCTCCGCTGCCGTCGAGGCTGTGGGCACCGTCTCCGACGCCGGCAAGTCCGCCTTCGTCGGCGAAGAGCTGGCCAAGTCCGATCGTCCGGAACTGACCGCTGCCAAGATCGTCGTTTCCGGCGGCCGCGGCATGCAGAACGGCGAGAACTTCAAGCACCTGTACGCCCTGGCCGACAAGCTGGGCGCCGCTGTCGGCGCGTCCCGTGCCGCAGTCGACGCCGGCTTCGTGCCGAACGACATGCAGGTCGGCCAGACCGGCAAGATTGTCGCCCCGCAGCTGTACATTGCCGTGGGTATCTCCGGTGCCATCCAGCACCTGGCCGGCATGAAGGACTCCAAGGTCATCGTCGCGATCAACAAGGACGAAGAAGCCCCGATCTTCCAGGTGGCTGACTACGGCCTGGTGGCTGACCTGTTCGAAGCCGTACCGGAACTGGAAAAGCTGCTGTAA